Within the Dehalococcoidia bacterium genome, the region GGAGCAGGGGGAGCGCGCGCCGCAGATTTCTCGGACCTGCCATTCCTGGAGGTCCGGGGCATCTCGGACGGCGCGGGCGAAGACGCGACCTCCGAGTTCCATGAGAACCTCCCGCAGGCGGTGCAGAACGTCGCCACGATAGTCTTGACCCTGGCCCAGATATTGCCCTAGTTTCTCAGATACTGCCCGGCTGGACTCCGGCCCTCGACGGAATGACGGTTGGGTGAATGATCCGCCAACAGGAGGCGACTCGTGAAATACGCCCTCTTCACCCATGTGCCCTGGCCTGAAGACATCGATCCCGCAAAGCTTCTGATCGACGCGGCTGATGAGGTGAAGCTGGCAGAGGACCTCGGCTTCAGCAGTGCCTGGATAGCCGAGCACCACTTCACGCGGTACGGAATCGGATCGTCGGCACTCGTCATCGCGAGCTACATGGCGGGGCAGACCAAGAGGATTAGGCTGGGCACCGGCGTACTCATTCCGACGCTCCACAACGCGATCAGGCTCGCTGAGGACGCCGCGACTATAGACGCCATGAGCGGGGGCCGCCTCGACGTAGGCTTTGGGCGAGGCGTGTACGGCTACGAGTACAGCGGCTTCGGAGTCTCTCCCGAGACCAGCCAGGAGCACTTCCAGGAGAGCATTAACGTAATCCAGGGACTGTGGACCGAAAATGAATTCTCGCACGAGGGCGAGTACTATAGCCTGAACAAGGTCAGCCTGGCCCCTCCAACATTGCAGAAGCCACATCCCCCTATCTACATCGCCGCATCGCGCACGCCAGCGACGCTCGACTACTGCATATCACGTAATCACAACCTGTGCATCGCCGTGGTGATGGACACCGCACCGGCGCTTGAGCTGCTGCAGAGGTTCGTCGACAAGTCAGAGGCCGCAGGCATCGACAGGCCTGCATCGGAGGTGCCGTTCTTCAGGTACATGTACGTCGCCGAGACCATGGAGCAGGCCCGTCGCGACACGGCAGCGCACCTCGAGTGGGTGCTCGACATGCTGTTCTGGCGGAGCTACTTCACCGACGGCGGGAGCGAGATCTACCACAGCCTCGAGGAGTGGAGACGCACCCGGACCGACTTCCCCGCGACCGTCGACTACGTCTTCGAGAACCGCGCCATAGTCGGCGATCCGGACTACTGTATCGCCAAGATCGAGGAGCTAAAGAGTCACGGAGTCAGGTTCCTGGGAGCCAACTTCGCGATGGGCGGTCTGGACCACAAGAAGGTCCTCAAGTCGATGGAGCTATTCGCAAAAGAGGTGATGCCAGCAGTCGGCGCCCCGGAAATGGCGACGGCCGCCTGCTGAGTCCGATGACAAAACACTGGCAGCCAGGAGACCACGTCGTGCTCCGCGAGATATGGCGCGGGCGGGTCTGGTCCGGCAGACCGTACACTGTCGTCGAAGACTCCTCCAGCCGGCTGCTGCTGTACGCGGGCGCGGGCGTCCGATGGGTCAAGCCTGTTCCCCCTGACAGGCTGCGTGAGCGGGCCTGGACGCTTCAGGAGGACACTTGGTACACCGAGGCCCTGCGGATTGTCACGCCCGGTTCCCGCCACAGCGTCCTGCTTCTCTGGACGGCAGGATTCCGGGACCTACTGCTGTGGTATGTGAATCTCGAGGACCAAATGACCCGTACCCACATCGGCTTCGACTACCTCGACCAACTCCTGGACATCGAGATAGCGCCTGACCTGTCTGAGTGGAGTTGGAAGGATGAGGACGAGTTCGAAGAGGCGATCGTAGCGGGCCTACTGACCTCCGAGGAAGCACACCTCGTCAGGGCCGAGGGAGAAAAAGTCATCGCCGCACTCGGCGCGAGACGCTCACTGTTCAGCGAACCCTGGCCCCAATGGCGTCCCAACCCCGACTGGACGTCCCCCGTCCTCCCCGAAGGCTGGAACGACCTCCACAAGTACCCGGCATTTGACGGCGGTCGCCAGTACATAGAATAGATGGAACAGACGAGGCGGATTGTCCTTCGAAGGACGACCTCGACCGCAAATGGAACTGTTCTCCAGAGAGGTGATGCCTGCGGTGGGAGCGCCGGAGATGGCGACGGCTGCCTACTGAGCCTTCGGTGACCTCTGGGTTCCGGCCCCGTATCAGAGTACGGAGTGACGTTCCTTCGCCGGAACGACGGTTGGGTGGTGAGGCCTACCGCGCCTCGCGTAGGCACTCTTCCAGGAAGCCCAGGGCGCGCTCGGCGAAGACCCACATGTTGCCCTCGCGGTCGGGGTCTCCTGTCTCGATGGTAAGAGAGCGCTCTACTGGTCCGCTGACCGCGATGCAGGCGTGACCGTAGTTGTCGCCGTAGCGATTGCCCGTAGGCCCGCTCGCGCCGGTCTCACCCAACCCCCAGGTCGTGCTCAACCTCGTGCGGATCGTCTCCGCGTTCAGAGCGGCGTAGTACTCTGTACTGGCGCGATGTCCCTCCATCGCCTCATCAGGGACGCCAAGCAGTCCAAGCTGCGCCATGCGCGTGTAGATTATCGCGCCGCCGACGTAGTACGCTGACGCGCCCGGGATGGCCACGAGGGTCGCATTCAACAGACCGCCGCACGAGGACTCGGCCACGGCGAGCGACTCGCCCCGATCCTTAAGCAACTGACCGACCGTTTCGGCAAGCGTGCTCAGTTCCGACATGGGTTAGCTCTCCCTTTCTGGTTCTTTTTCACCCTCACCCGTCAGGGGCTTGGAGGGGTATGTAAATCGACAATTCGTTCGTCCTGAGCTTGTCGAAGGACGCCCCCATCCCCTGTCAGCCCGCCAAGGGAGAGGGGTTCAGAAAAGGTCTCTGTCAGGTCAGCTCGGGCATGACCTCGTCTGCGAAGAGCTGCATGGACTCTTTGATCTCGTCATTGGTCAGGCGACCCCG harbors:
- a CDS encoding CinA family protein, with protein sequence MSELSTLAETVGQLLKDRGESLAVAESSCGGLLNATLVAIPGASAYYVGGAIIYTRMAQLGLLGVPDEAMEGHRASTEYYAALNAETIRTRLSTTWGLGETGASGPTGNRYGDNYGHACIAVSGPVERSLTIETGDPDREGNMWVFAERALGFLEECLREAR
- a CDS encoding YgaC family protein yields the protein MLREIWRGRVWSGRPYTVVEDSSSRLLLYAGAGVRWVKPVPPDRLRERAWTLQEDTWYTEALRIVTPGSRHSVLLLWTAGFRDLLLWYVNLEDQMTRTHIGFDYLDQLLDIEIAPDLSEWSWKDEDEFEEAIVAGLLTSEEAHLVRAEGEKVIAALGARRSLFSEPWPQWRPNPDWTSPVLPEGWNDLHKYPAFDGGRQYIE
- a CDS encoding LLM class flavin-dependent oxidoreductase, which gives rise to MKYALFTHVPWPEDIDPAKLLIDAADEVKLAEDLGFSSAWIAEHHFTRYGIGSSALVIASYMAGQTKRIRLGTGVLIPTLHNAIRLAEDAATIDAMSGGRLDVGFGRGVYGYEYSGFGVSPETSQEHFQESINVIQGLWTENEFSHEGEYYSLNKVSLAPPTLQKPHPPIYIAASRTPATLDYCISRNHNLCIAVVMDTAPALELLQRFVDKSEAAGIDRPASEVPFFRYMYVAETMEQARRDTAAHLEWVLDMLFWRSYFTDGGSEIYHSLEEWRRTRTDFPATVDYVFENRAIVGDPDYCIAKIEELKSHGVRFLGANFAMGGLDHKKVLKSMELFAKEVMPAVGAPEMATAAC